A DNA window from Rossellomorea marisflavi contains the following coding sequences:
- a CDS encoding class I SAM-dependent methyltransferase yields the protein MLNSTGFDLWADQYDETVKKSEESNQYPFAGYREILNVIYKEAMGKDNAEILDIGFGTAVLTSRLYDHGHTITGIDFSREMMAKAREKMPAAELIQADLQEGLPSVIKQSSYDVIISTYTLHHLTDKKKTALIKELMGLLKTGGKLLIGDISFQTREDLEACRKDNRGRWDDDEFYFIRNELESHVNGLTYQQISHCGGVYKIQR from the coding sequence ATGTTAAATAGTACTGGGTTTGATCTATGGGCGGACCAATACGATGAAACGGTAAAAAAGAGTGAGGAAAGCAACCAGTACCCGTTTGCGGGGTACAGGGAAATTTTGAATGTGATTTATAAGGAAGCGATGGGGAAGGACAATGCTGAAATCCTCGACATCGGCTTTGGGACCGCGGTTCTCACAAGCAGGCTTTACGATCATGGTCACACGATCACCGGAATCGACTTTTCCAGGGAAATGATGGCGAAAGCCCGTGAGAAGATGCCGGCTGCGGAATTGATACAAGCGGACTTGCAGGAAGGGCTCCCTTCTGTCATCAAGCAGTCATCCTATGACGTCATCATCAGCACCTACACGCTCCACCACCTTACGGATAAAAAGAAGACAGCGCTGATCAAGGAGTTGATGGGTCTGTTAAAGACCGGGGGCAAACTCCTGATCGGAGACATTTCGTTTCAAACGAGGGAAGACCTTGAGGCGTGTCGGAAGGACAATCGGGGACGTTGGGATGATGACGAGTTTTATTTTATAAGGAACGAATTAGAGTCGCATGTCAATGGTTTGACCTATCAGCAAATTTCACATTGCGGGGGCGTGTACAAGATTCAGCGATAA
- a CDS encoding CPBP family intramembrane glutamic endopeptidase translates to MRRFFFTFLKTLLFFSLWVVGILICSIPGVEEPPYIREYDATLRLWWELTPLFATLLASMVMLVLVEKKKLRINLFRSPARDVGLGLSLGIIWIGVALLAWGIGDNLRTGSMKSIPLFSVWLLAVLVNVIMQEWFVRGYLFQLIRKNGNTPVAIAITTLLFTGMHGGAFEAGIIPVINIVTMSIFVSLLLLYTGNLLAPIIAHFIWNAVGGLVTGTVSLAEDYPSLWNWTVSGSPLQSGGIAKLEGSIIVLVLNLFLITWMSWLLTSKIRRTGTIFPSTI, encoded by the coding sequence TTGAGACGATTTTTCTTCACCTTTTTAAAAACCCTTTTGTTCTTCAGTTTATGGGTAGTTGGCATATTGATTTGCTCCATACCTGGTGTAGAAGAACCACCCTACATACGCGAATACGATGCTACATTGAGGCTTTGGTGGGAACTCACACCATTGTTTGCCACATTGTTAGCGAGCATGGTCATGCTTGTATTGGTGGAAAAAAAGAAGCTACGCATTAATCTCTTCCGCTCTCCGGCCAGAGACGTCGGACTGGGCTTGTCCCTGGGGATAATCTGGATTGGTGTGGCCCTGTTAGCATGGGGAATTGGGGACAACCTCCGAACTGGGTCCATGAAGTCTATCCCACTATTCTCCGTTTGGCTCCTTGCAGTGTTAGTGAACGTCATCATGCAGGAATGGTTCGTCAGGGGGTACCTCTTCCAGCTCATCAGGAAAAACGGGAATACCCCAGTCGCCATTGCCATCACTACCCTACTGTTCACCGGTATGCACGGGGGCGCTTTTGAAGCTGGAATCATCCCTGTCATCAATATTGTGACCATGAGCATATTTGTTTCCCTTCTACTTCTTTATACGGGAAATCTTCTTGCTCCTATCATTGCTCACTTCATATGGAATGCGGTAGGAGGCCTGGTCACGGGTACCGTATCACTTGCTGAAGATTATCCTTCCCTCTGGAACTGGACTGTCAGTGGCAGCCCGCTTCAGTCTGGCGGTATTGCTAAACTGGAAGGGAGTATCATAGTTCTTGTACTGAATCTCTTTCTTATCACATGGATGAGCTGGCTTTTGACATCAAAGATTCGAAGGACTGGTACCATCTTCCCATCCACGATATAA
- a CDS encoding PhzF family phenazine biosynthesis protein, with amino-acid sequence MMKFFIVDAFTDVPFGGNPAGVVLVDAMDESFMQLFARELGNSETAFVERMSDSSFHVRFFTPNAEVDLCGHATIAVFTVLLDKELVADGRSYIMKTGAGDITVHLTNGRIMMEQAPPRLGDLCEDVVELAGLLGIEASYIGGSLPPRAVSTGLMDLMVPITSRHALDAIKPDMKALAAYQKKHGLEGIHAFTLDTTDALACSRNFSPLYGIDEESATGTASGAMTYYLYYYGVLTEFDEEFRCLQGESLQRPSVITTRLTDPAKPRVLVGGTGAIISEGIIRI; translated from the coding sequence ATGATGAAGTTTTTTATTGTGGATGCCTTTACCGATGTTCCGTTCGGCGGGAATCCTGCCGGGGTCGTCCTGGTGGACGCCATGGACGAGTCTTTCATGCAGCTATTTGCCCGTGAACTCGGAAATTCGGAGACCGCTTTTGTGGAAAGGATGAGTGATTCTTCATTCCACGTGCGGTTCTTCACGCCGAATGCTGAAGTGGACCTATGCGGGCACGCCACCATCGCTGTGTTCACCGTCCTTTTGGATAAGGAATTGGTGGCAGACGGCCGCTCGTACATCATGAAAACCGGAGCGGGCGACATCACCGTCCATTTAACGAACGGCCGCATCATGATGGAACAGGCACCACCAAGGCTCGGGGATCTCTGTGAAGATGTGGTGGAACTGGCTGGGCTCCTTGGAATCGAAGCGTCCTACATAGGAGGATCCCTGCCGCCTCGTGCCGTGAGCACCGGCCTGATGGATCTCATGGTTCCGATCACAAGCAGGCACGCACTCGACGCCATCAAACCGGACATGAAGGCTTTGGCAGCTTATCAAAAAAAGCATGGCTTGGAAGGCATTCACGCGTTCACACTGGATACAACGGACGCCCTTGCCTGCAGCCGGAATTTCAGCCCCCTTTACGGAATTGACGAAGAATCCGCCACCGGGACGGCGAGTGGCGCGATGACATACTATCTTTATTACTATGGGGTGTTGACGGAGTTTGACGAAGAGTTCCGGTGTTTACAGGGTGAAAGCCTCCAACGGCCATCGGTCATTACAACGCGGCTGACTGATCCTGCGAAGCCCCGGGTGCTTGTTGGAGGGACTGGTGCAATCATTTCAGAGGGTATAATTAGAATATAA
- a CDS encoding VOC family protein has product MINQIGQIMLYVNNQDQAKAFWSEKAGFHIKSEEDNGHMRWVEIAPTAEAETTMILHDKELIAKMSPELNLGTPSIMFFSDRFDELYEKLSSGGVTVGEIVQMGPQRVFNFADDEDNYFAVMDHKQ; this is encoded by the coding sequence ATGATCAATCAAATCGGTCAAATCATGCTTTATGTGAACAATCAGGATCAGGCGAAGGCATTCTGGAGTGAGAAAGCAGGCTTCCACATCAAGTCGGAAGAGGATAACGGTCATATGCGCTGGGTGGAGATTGCACCGACAGCCGAGGCCGAGACGACGATGATCCTTCATGATAAGGAGCTCATCGCCAAGATGTCACCGGAGCTCAACCTCGGAACGCCTTCGATCATGTTTTTCAGCGACCGATTTGACGAATTGTATGAGAAGCTTTCCTCAGGTGGCGTAACCGTCGGGGAAATCGTCCAGATGGGTCCGCAGCGTGTGTTCAATTTCGCTGATGATGAAGACAATTATTTTGCCGTTATGGATCATAAACAATAG
- a CDS encoding HAD family hydrolase — MERVIFLDAGGVLFDTVKKGDDRVHHILAERGFERQDVQAAIGKAKMLELPFITNWEEEERYFKRYYEVIAEEMGAGELAPELFYFCHYARHCEMFMEVKAVLEKLKAKHYRLAVISNAVPSMDWVFDQLGLRKYFERIILSATVNKVKPSEAIYRYALEEMNVRPEDAVFVDDLIENIQGAERIGMKALHLRRKKQDLWELLKEEGLI; from the coding sequence ATGGAGCGCGTCATATTCCTGGATGCAGGGGGCGTTTTATTCGATACAGTCAAAAAAGGGGATGACCGGGTTCATCACATTCTTGCAGAACGGGGATTCGAGCGGCAGGATGTGCAGGCGGCGATCGGGAAGGCGAAAATGCTGGAGCTTCCGTTCATCACGAACTGGGAAGAAGAGGAGCGCTATTTCAAACGCTACTACGAGGTCATTGCTGAAGAAATGGGGGCGGGCGAGCTCGCACCTGAACTCTTTTACTTCTGCCACTATGCCCGCCACTGCGAGATGTTCATGGAAGTGAAGGCGGTGCTTGAGAAGCTGAAAGCAAAGCATTATCGACTCGCGGTCATCTCAAACGCCGTGCCTAGCATGGACTGGGTATTCGACCAGCTCGGATTGCGGAAATATTTCGAGCGGATCATCCTTTCTGCCACTGTGAATAAGGTCAAGCCGAGCGAAGCGATCTACCGCTACGCATTGGAGGAAATGAACGTCCGTCCCGAAGATGCCGTCTTCGTCGATGACCTTATCGAGAATATTCAGGGGGCCGAGCGGATCGGCATGAAGGCCCTGCATCTTCGGCGGAAGAAGCAGGATCTATGGGAGCTCCTGAAGGAAGAAGGGTTGATATGA
- a CDS encoding phosphotransferase family protein, translating to MKGPIATGKTAEIYLNDAGYAVKVYKEGFPGDEALKEAEKQRYIHSLGIPVPEILELTTFNGRQALVMEYIEGDTLGDLAMKNRTLLEDYLAVSVEIQMMIHEKEAPGLEPMRDKLTRQIDDVPSLPSEEKMGLLKQVDQLSGTKLCHGDLHLFNLVKTRDGIRVLDWVDASSGDIRADVFRTYLLYVGVDQELAGQYLALYCEKSGVDRDEVLQWQAVIAGARLSENVPGEDAERLRKIVRQGVNGRRDE from the coding sequence ATGAAGGGACCCATCGCCACGGGTAAAACGGCGGAGATCTATCTGAATGATGCAGGATATGCGGTCAAGGTGTACAAGGAAGGCTTCCCTGGGGACGAAGCCCTGAAGGAAGCCGAAAAGCAGCGTTACATCCATTCCCTCGGCATCCCTGTGCCCGAGATCCTTGAACTCACGACCTTCAATGGAAGACAGGCCCTGGTCATGGAATACATAGAGGGGGACACCCTCGGGGATCTCGCCATGAAGAACCGAACCCTTCTGGAGGACTATCTTGCCGTGTCAGTGGAGATCCAGATGATGATCCATGAGAAAGAAGCGCCGGGACTTGAACCCATGAGAGATAAACTGACCAGGCAGATCGATGACGTCCCATCATTACCTTCAGAAGAGAAGATGGGCCTGTTGAAACAGGTAGATCAATTGTCGGGAACCAAGCTATGTCACGGTGACTTACATCTTTTTAACCTAGTGAAAACAAGGGACGGGATCCGGGTCCTTGATTGGGTCGATGCTAGTTCGGGGGACATCCGCGCAGATGTGTTTCGCACCTATCTCTTGTATGTCGGTGTCGATCAGGAACTCGCCGGGCAGTACCTTGCACTATACTGCGAGAAGAGCGGGGTGGACCGAGATGAGGTGCTTCAGTGGCAAGCGGTGATTGCAGGGGCTAGGCTGTCGGAGAACGTTCCGGGTGAGGATGCGGAGCGGCTTCGGAAGATTGTACGGCAAGGAGTAAATGGGAGGAGAGACGAATGA
- a CDS encoding aspartate/glutamate racemase family protein, with the protein MKTIGLLGGMSWESSSEYYRLINQGINRKLGGHHSAKSIMVSVDFEEVKQYQHHGEWDKATGLMIEGAQQIERGGADFLLICTNTMHKMADDVQKSINIPLIHIADATAQTIKDAGLTKIGLLGTAFTMEEEFYKGRLSSRHGLEVVVPDQEDRQLVHDIIYRELCLGKIVAASKRVYQQVIEKLIDKGCQGVILGCTEISLLIKQGDVAVPLFDTTALHAEAAVTYALVDEAKKIG; encoded by the coding sequence ATGAAAACAATCGGCTTACTTGGCGGAATGAGCTGGGAGTCCTCCAGTGAATATTACCGCCTCATCAACCAAGGCATCAATCGAAAGCTCGGTGGCCACCATTCGGCGAAAAGCATCATGGTGTCGGTGGATTTTGAAGAGGTCAAGCAATATCAGCATCATGGTGAGTGGGACAAGGCAACAGGGCTAATGATCGAGGGAGCACAGCAGATTGAACGCGGTGGCGCTGATTTCCTCCTGATCTGCACGAATACGATGCACAAAATGGCCGATGACGTTCAGAAATCAATCAATATTCCGCTCATCCATATCGCCGATGCCACTGCCCAAACCATCAAGGATGCAGGGCTGACGAAAATCGGTCTTCTTGGCACGGCGTTTACGATGGAAGAAGAATTCTACAAAGGCCGCCTTTCATCCCGCCACGGCCTTGAAGTCGTTGTGCCAGACCAAGAGGATCGCCAGCTTGTGCACGACATTATATATCGGGAACTTTGCCTCGGGAAAATAGTAGCGGCATCCAAAAGGGTCTATCAGCAGGTCATCGAGAAGTTGATCGATAAGGGATGCCAAGGGGTGATCCTTGGCTGTACGGAGATTTCCCTATTGATCAAACAGGGGGATGTGGCTGTACCATTATTCGATACAACGGCATTACACGCTGAAGCAGCCGTCACGTATGCCTTGGTAGATGAAGCGAAGAAAATCGGGTGA
- a CDS encoding aldehyde dehydrogenase → MLENYQDLLSKQRTYFRTGETKSVAFRINTLNTLKSLVQKHEQDILDAVKQDLNKSELEAKRAEVGLVIGEIDFMVENLEEWAATKEVPTPASHEGAKSFIQPEPYGSALVIAPWNYPFQLAVTPLVGAIAGGNTAVLKPSELTPKTSALLSTLINDNFPEEYLHVVEGEVETSTALLKEDFDYIFFTGSTGVGKIVAEAAAKHLTPTTLELGGKSPTIVHEDANLDEAAQRIARGKFANAGQTCVAPDYLLVHSSVKDELMSKFKEVITASYGENIVENPNFGHVVSERHFDRLVGFLDNGSIVTGGKHDRDNLIIEPTILDNISWDDSVMQDEIFGPILPVMTYDSLDEIIEPIVKRPKPLALYLFSDDEAVQDEILSTISFGGGSINDTINHMTSHYLPFGGVGDSGMGAYHGKASFDTFTHFKSVLKRSTK, encoded by the coding sequence ATGTTGGAAAACTACCAAGATCTTTTATCAAAACAACGTACGTATTTCCGTACGGGAGAAACCAAAAGTGTTGCTTTCCGTATTAACACATTAAATACATTGAAATCACTTGTTCAGAAGCACGAGCAGGATATCCTGGATGCTGTGAAACAGGATCTGAATAAATCCGAGCTTGAAGCAAAACGTGCCGAGGTCGGCCTCGTGATCGGTGAGATCGACTTCATGGTGGAGAATCTTGAAGAGTGGGCAGCAACAAAAGAAGTGCCGACACCTGCTTCCCACGAAGGAGCAAAAAGCTTCATCCAGCCTGAGCCTTATGGTTCTGCACTTGTCATCGCACCTTGGAACTATCCATTCCAGCTTGCTGTGACACCGCTTGTTGGCGCCATTGCCGGTGGGAATACGGCCGTATTGAAGCCTTCCGAGCTTACACCGAAAACATCTGCCCTTCTCTCTACATTGATCAACGACAACTTCCCTGAAGAGTATCTTCATGTTGTGGAAGGCGAAGTTGAAACCAGCACGGCCCTATTGAAAGAAGACTTTGATTACATCTTCTTCACAGGCAGCACCGGCGTCGGTAAAATCGTGGCTGAAGCGGCAGCGAAGCACCTGACTCCGACTACACTTGAACTGGGCGGTAAAAGTCCGACGATCGTTCACGAAGATGCCAACCTTGATGAAGCAGCTCAGCGCATTGCACGCGGTAAATTTGCCAATGCCGGCCAAACCTGTGTGGCACCGGATTATCTTCTTGTCCACAGCAGCGTAAAAGATGAACTCATGAGCAAATTCAAAGAAGTCATCACGGCTTCTTATGGTGAAAACATCGTCGAGAACCCGAACTTCGGGCATGTAGTGAGCGAGCGCCACTTCGACCGCCTTGTCGGCTTCCTCGATAACGGAAGCATCGTGACCGGCGGAAAACATGACCGTGACAATCTGATCATCGAGCCGACCATCCTTGATAACATCTCATGGGATGACTCCGTGATGCAGGATGAAATCTTCGGACCGATCCTGCCTGTCATGACGTATGACAGCCTGGACGAAATCATCGAACCGATCGTGAAACGTCCGAAACCACTTGCTCTTTATCTATTCTCTGATGACGAAGCCGTACAGGATGAGATCCTGAGCACGATTTCCTTCGGTGGTGGATCCATCAATGATACGATCAACCACATGACGTCCCACTACCTTCCATTCGGAGGCGTAGGCGATAGCGGAATGGGCGCCTATCACGGGAAAGCAAGCTTCGATACGTTCACTCACTTCAAGAGCGTGTTGAAACGTTCAACGAAATAA